Proteins co-encoded in one Colletes latitarsis isolate SP2378_abdomen chromosome 2, iyColLati1, whole genome shotgun sequence genomic window:
- the LOC143351816 gene encoding uncharacterized protein LOC143351816 produces the protein MTTMDSDSESQDSDDGRRFRFEATRKDYVHPEAKLGKHSRSKSECKSSYDDVEYRDRKDKSKHDSSRREHRSSKEQDVDNRDLKHSAKYSKHTHESRSSRREDSKDYRSSRDVSIDSKSSALSSKRKTRDTKRYRDQDRGEHRKHRSQERSHSRNDDDRSQNDKYRNKSREKYKRHSRDRSRDRSYQSHKSRSSDHGRFRGELERHNSHKRTPIKEDVDQQLQELSSPRNAEPGRTDNELLTKKDLSESQEYKELDLSEFDVLSETDENLSDGSDVGNRCLFSRHHKTKTKKRNSNDECESSTKKQSIESEHSDGSPKVNARKNDTSSGSSNNNPGAVSDSALGIASPILTELTGDRINIVDERCKPESREKTVDLNSGEDNFSSNDKTSSRLGNCDSSKATETSAVEEDPTYGPTLPPPLIVDSSSNIKPVKTTNFIGPCLPEIDERNVTERSDVDTSCNDENDLSREDSDADSDMIFGPALPPHLLEQTCSDETKVRIIGPALSNVIKSSNSDEIEQAESENEDAIGPLPANHPALRTSNVYKQLEQRAQQIKNEKKDEDDGALKQREEWMTELPPAQVSNLGLAPRKFRVRTGPDMSDRSCWTDTPAKKAEKQRQREEEAFYNFKTSTTEPSQESRETEGGKSRKREKSLLEVHQSKLEKKKKKEEKKAKLSGQTVRRPFDRDIDLQINRFDQSQKNAIISKAQYLDERFSRGKI, from the exons ATGACAACAATGGATTCTGATTCCGAGAGTCAGGACAGCGACGACGGGCGACGATTTCGCTTCGAAGCCACCCGCAAAGATTACGTTCACCCGGAAGCTAAACTCGGGAAACATTCGAGGTCAAAGTCAGAATGTAAATCTAGCTACGACGACGTAGAGTATAGAGATAGAAAAGATAAATCTAAGCACGACAGCAGTAGAAGAGAACATAGATCGTCGAAAGAGCAAGACGTGGATAACAGAGATCTTAAGCATTCGGCGAAATATTCGAAACATACCCACGAGTCGAGAAGCTCGAGACGCGAGGACAGCAAAGATTACAGAAGCTCGAGGGACGTCAGTATAGATTCGAAAAGCTCCGCTCTATCCTCGAAACGTAAAACGAGAGACACGAAACGTTACAGAGATCAGGATCGGGGCGAGCATCGTAAACATAGGTCCCAAGAACGGTCACACAGTAGAAACGACGACGATAGATCCCAGAATGACAAGTACAGGAACAAATCACGCGAGAAATATAAGCGTCACTCGCGCGACAGAAGTCGCGATAGAAGCTACCAGTCGCATAAATCGAGATCGTCGGATCACGGGAGATTTCGAGGGGAACTTGAGAGGCACAATTCGCATAAAAGGACGCCGATAAAAGAGGACGTGGATCAACAGTTGCAGGAATTATCTTCGCCCAGGAACGCGGAACCAGGCCGTACCGACAATGAACTGTTAACGAAGAAAGATTTGTCAGAGAGTCAAGAGTACAAAGAATTAGACTTGTCCGAATTTGACGTTCTATCGGAGACGGACGAAAATTTGTCCGACGGTTCAGACGTAGGAAATAGGTGTTTATTCTCGAGGCACCATAagacaaagacgaaaaaaagaaattcgaaCGACGAGTGCGAGAGTTCGACGAAAAAGCAATCGATAGAGAGCGAACACTCGGATGGCTCGCCAAAGGTAAATGCAAGGAAGAACGATACGTCGTCCGGTTCCAGTAATAATAATCCTGGTGCCGTTTCAGATTCCGCATTAGGTATCGCGTCGCCTATATTGACGGAACTGACGGGAGATCGTATAAACATTGTCGATGAAAGATGCAAACCCGAATCAAGAGAAAAGACGGTTGATTTAAATAGCGGAGAAGATAATTTTAGTTCCAACGATAAAACTTCCTCGCGGCTTGGTAATTGCGACTCTTCGAAAGCAACGGAAACTTCTGCTGTTGAGGAGGATCCCACGTATGGGCCGACTTTACCGCCGCCATTAATAGTTGATTCTTCCAGTAATATAAAACCAGTAAAGACTACGAATTTCATAGGACCTTGTTTGCCAGAAATTGATGAGCGAAATGTAACTGAACGATCTGACGTCGATACGAGTTGCAACGACGAGAATGATTTAAGTCGAGAGGATTCCGACGCGGATTCAGACATGATTTTCGGCCCGGCGTTACCGCCACATTTATTAGAGCAAACGTGCAGCGACGAAACGAAAGTGAGAATTATAGGCCCCGCTCTTTCGAATGTGATAAAATCCTCCAATAGCGACGAAATAGAACAGGCAGAGTCTGAGAATGAAGATGCAATCGGCCCGCTACCGGCCAACCATCCTGCGTTAAGAACTAGTAATGTGTATAAACAGCTGGAGCAAAGAGcacaacaaataaaaaatgaaaaaaaggacgag GACGATGGTGCTTTAAAGCAGCGCGAAGAATGGATGACAGAATTACCTCCGGCACAGGTCAGTAATCTAGGATTAGCACCACGAAAGTTTCGCGTTAGGACAGGCCCAGACATGTCCGACAGGTCATGCTGGACAGATACTCCGGCAAAGAAGGCTGAAAAACAGAGGCAACGA GAAGAGGAAGCGTTCTATAATTTTAAAACATCGACCACAGAGCCGTCTCAAGAAAGTCGCGAGACCGAAGGTGGAAAAAGTCGAAAGCGCGAAAAGTCGCTCTTAGAGGTTCATCAGAGCAAACTTGAGAAGAAAAAAAAG AAggaagagaaaaaggcgaaattaaGTGGACAAACAGTTAGGAGACCGTTCGACAGGGATATTGATTTGCAGATCAATAGATTTGATCAATCTCAGAAGAATGCTATTATAAGCAAGGCACAGTATCTCGACGAGAGGTTTTCACGCGGAAAGATCTA
- the LOC143351817 gene encoding phosphatidate cytidylyltransferase, mitochondrial: MEKFVGMHQLKGILKSFPRNMKFCFAYGSAAFKQLNNQSNNMLDLIFVVRNANQWHAENLELNPTHYAQPLRFLGHRVIANVQENWGAKIYYNTLVKIAGGYTIKYGVISEVSLVEDLLDWNDLYLAGRLHKPVKVLMEPSEQSQLPTALVQNLYSAIHAALLLLPQHFTEVDFYKTITGLSYTGDFRMTFGENKDKINNIVLSQMAHFKQLYSPILQHFENYVDIPKSDQTSITCHQDTSPETKIHHLNQLPRTPQVKLVRAWSQGPRSKDTEDCLRAIAYDPECGEILEECLKQIVWRSSVTQSLKGIPTAGLVKSIKYGGAKIMKMLQATPQTSLITKSEPGQSKVERIVETMKNQAQPKETNKRIE, translated from the coding sequence ATGGAGAAGTTCGTTGGAATGCACCAGCTAAAAGGGATATTGAAAAGTTTTCCAAGGAATATGAAATTTTGCTTTGCGTATGGATCTGCTGCGTTCAAGCAATTAAACAATCAGTCCAACAATATGTTGGACCTTATTTTTGTTGTTCGTAACGCAAATCAGTGGCATGCAGAGAATTTAGAACTTAATCCTACGCATTATGCTCAGCCATTGAGGTTTCTCGGGCATAGAGTGATTGCTAATGTGCAAGAAAATTGGGGTGCTAAAATCTATTATAATACGTTGGTTAAAATAGCAGGAGGATATACTATAAAATACGGAGTAATTTCTGAAGTTTCGTTAGTAGAAGACTTACTAGACTGGAATGATTTGTACTTAGCAGGAAGGTTGCACAAGCCTGTCAAAGTATTAATGGAACCAAGCGAACAATCTCAACTACCGACGGCTTTAGTACAAAATTTATATTCAGCTATACATGCAGCATTATTATTGCTTCCGCAACACTTTACAGAAGTTGATTTTTACAAAACTATTACCGGTTTATCCTACACCGGTGATTTTCGAATGACTTTTGGCgaaaataaagataaaattAACAATATCGTTTTGTCCCAAATGGCGCACTTTAAACAATTGTACAGCCCAATTTTGcaacattttgaaaattacgTGGACATTCCAAAGTCAGATCAAACGAGCATCACCTGCCACCAAGATACAAGTCCAGAGACGAAAATACATCATTTGAATCAGTTACCTAGAACTCCGCAAGTTAAGCTTGTCAGAGCATGGTCGCAAGGTCCAAGATCAAAGGATACGGAGGATTGTCTGCGCGCGATCGCGTACGATCCCGAATGTGGTGAAATACTGGAAGAATGCTTGAAACAGATTGTTTGGAGATCCAGTGTCACGCAAAGTCTGAAAGGGATTCCTACTGCTGGACTTGTGAAATCTATTAAGTATGGCGGAGCAAAAATAATGAAGATGTTGCAAGCAACACCACAGACAAGTTTGATTACAAAATCAGAGCCAGGTCAAAGTAAAGTCGAAAGAATAGTAGAGACTATGAAGAACCAGGCACAGCCAAAGGAAACAAACAAACGCATAGAGTAG
- the Csn6 gene encoding COP9 signalosome subunit 6, whose product MEVDENNATAPTETPMEVDEDNSEKNASTSANSLSAIKVMASSGTVGSVSISLHPLVIMNVSEHWTRLRAQEGTDQLVYGALIGKQKGRNIEIMNSFELMFTCIGDDVIIDRDYYNTKEEQFKQVFSEMDFLGWYTTGEMPNERDIRVHKQLCEINESPVLLKLDPRPKNTDQLSISMYESVIDLVNGEATMLFVPLTYTLATEEAERIGVDHVARMCSNDQGECSLVAEHLTAQHSAIKMLHSRVKLVLKYVQAVQSGELKGNHEVLRAACSLGHRLPVLNNPKFKADFYNQCNDFTLMTYLGIVTKGCNNINQFVNKFNILYDKQGVGRRLRSLFL is encoded by the exons ATGGAGGTTGACGAAAACAATGCAACGGCACCGACGGAGACACCGATGGAAGTTGACGAGGACAATTCTGAAAAGAATGCCTCCACATCGGCGAATTCTCTCAGTGCTATCAAAGTGATGGCATCATCAGGCACTGTTGGATCTGTTTCCATCAGTCTCCATCCGCTCGTTATAATGAATGTCAGCGAACACTGGACTAGGCTTCGTGCCCAGGAAGGAACGGACCAGTTAG TATACGGAGCATTGATTGGTAAACAAAAGGGACGCAACATTGAAATTATGAATTCCTTTGAACTGATGTTCACATGTATCGGAGATGACGTTATAATCGACAGGGATTATTACAACACAAAAGAAGAACAGTTTAAACAAGTCTTCAGTGAAATGGACTTTTTGGGGTGGTACACGACGGGAGAGATGCCTAATGAGAGGGACATCAGAGTGCACAAGCAGCTCTGTGAAATCAACGAAAGTCCCGTGTTATTAAAGCTCGATCCAAGACCAAAAAACACAGAT CAACTGTCTATTTCTATGTATGAGTCAGTGATTGATTTGGTTAACGGGGAAGCTACAATGTTGTTTGTTCCATTAACTTATACACTGGCTACGGAAGAGGCTGAGAGAATCGgggtcgatcacgtagcaagaaTGTGCAGTAACGATCAAGGGGAATGTTCATTAG TCGCGGAGCACCTAACTGCACAACACAGCGCTATAAAAATGTTGCACTCGAGAGTAAAATTGGTTCTGAAGTATGTGCAAGCAGTACAAAGCGGTGAATTGAAAGGGAACCATGAAGTTTTGAGAGCAGCCTGTTCTCTGGGACATCGATTGCCAGTTTTAAACAATCCCAAATTTAAAGCCGATTTTTATAAC CAATGTAATGACTTCACCTTGATGACCTACCTCGGTATCGTAACAAAAGGTTGCAATAACATTAATCAATTTGTTAACAAATTCAATATTTTGTACGATAAACAAGGCGTGGGTCGTCGTTTGCGAAGTCTTTTTTTGTGA